The nucleotide sequence AGTTCAACTACAATTTTACTCACGAAAGTCCTACAGTGACGCGAGCCGTAGAAGCTTTTCTTGAAGCCTTTATCGAGGACGTAAGGATGGAAGCTCACATACGACCATTACTCACTCAACTGAAGAAAAAATCCAAACTAGGATTAGTCTCCAATTTTGCCTACGCACCTGGCTTATGGAAGATACTGGAACGCTTCGACTTAACCAGATTTTTCGACGCAGTGGTGATTTCCGGTGAATTAGGCCTACGCAAACCTCACCCAAAAATCTTCAAAGAAGCACTGGAATTGTTAGAGGTGGAGGCCTCAGAGGCAGTTTTCGTGGGCGATTCCTTAAAAGCGGACATTAATGGTGCAAAAAACATGGGACTCAAGACAGTCTTAGTTGA is from Candidatus Bathyarchaeota archaeon and encodes:
- a CDS encoding HAD family hydrolase, yielding MQFKAVIFDLGDTLILTDRWDYDKCLARLVKSLQNDNVKLSASFEQFRRVYFEVRHQMYIRSEQSLKEVDFRLRIAETLKKFNYNFTHESPTVTRAVEAFLEAFIEDVRMEAHIRPLLTQLKKKSKLGLVSNFAYAPGLWKILERFDLTRFFDAVVISGELGLRKPHPKIFKEALELLEVEASEAVFVGDSLKADINGAKNMGLKTVLVENIGLRKNPYATANEQDPFPIKPDIAMPNLKDLAKILENL